One genomic region from Streptomyces sp. Li-HN-5-11 encodes:
- a CDS encoding EF-hand domain-containing protein has product MADIEEARKQFQRIDADGDGFITAAEFKSALAQGGDWNVTDTVAEAIIKQRDLNGDKVLSFDEFWAYLNK; this is encoded by the coding sequence GTGGCGGACATCGAGGAAGCACGCAAGCAGTTCCAGCGGATCGACGCGGACGGTGACGGGTTCATCACCGCCGCCGAGTTCAAGTCCGCGCTGGCCCAGGGCGGCGACTGGAACGTCACCGACACGGTGGCCGAGGCCATCATCAAGCAGCGGGACCTCAACGGCGACAAGGTCCTGTCGTTCGACGAGTTCTGGGCGTACCTGAACAAGTGA
- a CDS encoding NAD(P)-binding domain-containing protein, whose protein sequence is MADRAPQGHRPTPGRASQDMKIGIIGAGNIGGNLTRRFTAVGHEVSIANSRGPHTLTALAEETGATPVRVEEVARGAEVVVVTVPLKAVPDLPSGLFDGAAEGLAVIDTGNYYPQQRDGRIAAIEDEGLTESRWTERQIGHPVIKAFNETYAQDLLERPRPAGDPERMALPVAGDDAAAKAKVRALIDEIGFDTVDAGGIDDSWRQQPGTPVYGMRAGADTVTKALAEAPPERPADFRG, encoded by the coding sequence CTGGCCGACAGGGCTCCGCAAGGACACCGACCGACCCCCGGAAGGGCGAGTCAGGACATGAAGATCGGCATCATCGGCGCGGGCAACATCGGCGGCAACCTCACCCGGCGGTTCACCGCCGTCGGCCACGAGGTCTCCATCGCCAACTCCCGCGGACCGCACACGCTCACCGCACTGGCCGAGGAGACCGGCGCGACCCCCGTCCGCGTGGAGGAGGTGGCGCGCGGCGCCGAGGTCGTCGTGGTCACCGTCCCCCTGAAGGCGGTCCCGGACCTCCCCTCCGGCCTGTTCGACGGGGCGGCCGAGGGCCTGGCGGTCATCGACACCGGCAACTACTACCCGCAGCAGCGGGACGGCAGGATCGCGGCCATCGAGGACGAGGGACTCACCGAGAGCCGCTGGACCGAACGCCAGATCGGCCACCCGGTGATCAAGGCGTTCAACGAGACCTACGCCCAGGACCTCCTGGAGCGCCCCCGCCCGGCCGGCGACCCCGAGCGCATGGCGCTCCCGGTGGCGGGCGACGACGCGGCGGCCAAGGCGAAGGTCCGGGCGCTGATCGACGAGATCGGCTTCGACACGGTGGACGCCGGCGGCATCGACGACTCCTGGCGACAGCAGCCCGGCACCCCGGTCTACGGCATGCGGGCGGGCGCCGACACCGTCACCAAGGCCCTGGCGGAGGCGCCCCCGGAGCGCCCTGCGGACTTCCGCGGCTAG
- a CDS encoding patatin-like phospholipase family protein yields MADTALVLGGGGPVGGAWLAGVLAGLAEAGIDPGAADAVIGTSAGAVFGARLAAGVAPAELYERQLSGADAIRLPVTLAQTARFLWAALGSRDPERSVARLGRAALNARTGPESEVFDTVGALLGDVRDWPARELRIAAVDASTGQVETFGARSGVTLLEAVAASCAVPVVWPPVTVAGRRWMDGGSRSTANLQLARGRRRVVAVAPIPRAVGPHPSAARQAAELSAGGARVVLLGPDRDARRAMGRDMTDDTRRPAAARAGHAQGTALAASVAEVWDG; encoded by the coding sequence GTGGCTGACACCGCACTCGTGCTCGGCGGCGGGGGGCCGGTCGGCGGCGCCTGGCTGGCCGGAGTGCTCGCCGGGCTGGCCGAGGCGGGGATCGATCCGGGTGCCGCCGACGCCGTGATCGGCACCTCCGCGGGTGCCGTCTTCGGCGCGCGGCTCGCAGCGGGCGTCGCCCCGGCCGAGCTGTACGAGCGTCAGCTGTCCGGTGCGGACGCGATCCGCCTCCCGGTGACACTCGCACAGACGGCCCGTTTCCTGTGGGCGGCGCTCGGCTCCCGGGACCCGGAGCGGTCCGTGGCGCGCCTCGGCCGTGCGGCGCTGAACGCCCGGACCGGCCCCGAGTCGGAGGTCTTCGACACGGTCGGCGCGCTTCTGGGCGACGTACGCGACTGGCCCGCGCGCGAGTTGCGGATCGCCGCGGTCGACGCCTCCACCGGGCAGGTCGAGACGTTCGGGGCGCGCTCGGGCGTCACGCTCCTCGAAGCGGTCGCGGCGAGTTGCGCCGTGCCGGTGGTGTGGCCGCCGGTCACGGTCGCGGGCCGGCGCTGGATGGACGGCGGCAGCCGCTCGACGGCCAACCTCCAGCTCGCGCGCGGCCGTCGCCGCGTCGTGGCGGTCGCGCCGATCCCCCGGGCGGTCGGCCCGCACCCGAGCGCCGCGCGCCAGGCGGCCGAGCTGTCCGCGGGCGGGGCGCGGGTCGTCCTGCTCGGCCCGGACCGGGACGCGCGCCGCGCGATGGGCCGCGACATGACGGACGACACGCGCCGCCCCGCCGCCGCCCGCGCGGGCCACGCCCAGGGCACGGCGCTCGCGGCGTCGGTGGCGGAGGTGTGGGACGGGTGA
- a CDS encoding helix-turn-helix domain-containing protein, translating into MGEPPPVRRRDALRNRALLVATAREVFAEQGLDAPLDEIARRAGVGNATLYRHFPSRAALVDEVFRDALTETTAAGERARGAEDAWAGLAEYLRTVFAGLAADRGTNDLMTTGLEGVASLEAIHAHNRETAGGLLRRGQEQGTVRPDVTVEDLLFGLAALGRAVPALTTVDPDGWRRPLALFLDGLRSRPAAPDLPAPPLTGAQLERVLLELGSPRRRG; encoded by the coding sequence GTGGGCGAACCGCCGCCGGTGCGGCGCCGTGACGCGCTGCGCAACCGCGCGCTGCTGGTGGCAACGGCCCGCGAGGTCTTCGCCGAACAGGGCCTGGACGCGCCGCTCGACGAGATCGCCCGGCGGGCGGGGGTGGGCAACGCCACGCTCTACCGCCACTTTCCGAGCCGCGCCGCGCTCGTCGACGAGGTCTTCCGGGACGCGCTGACGGAGACGACGGCGGCGGGCGAGCGCGCCCGGGGCGCCGAGGACGCGTGGGCGGGGCTGGCGGAGTATCTGCGGACGGTGTTCGCGGGGCTGGCGGCGGACCGCGGCACCAACGACCTGATGACGACGGGCCTGGAAGGCGTCGCCTCGCTGGAGGCGATCCACGCCCACAACCGCGAGACGGCCGGCGGGCTGCTCCGGCGTGGTCAGGAGCAGGGTACGGTCCGGCCGGACGTCACCGTCGAGGACCTGCTGTTCGGCCTCGCCGCGCTGGGGCGGGCCGTTCCCGCGCTGACCACCGTCGACCCGGACGGCTGGCGACGGCCGCTGGCCCTGTTCCTCGATGGTCTGCGCTCCCGTCCCGCCGCCCCCGACCTGCCCGCGCCGCCGCTCACCGGAGCCCAACTCGAGCGCGTGCTGCTTGAGTTGGGAAGCCCGCGGCGGCGTGGCTGA
- a CDS encoding GH25 family lysozyme: MLQGIDVSAYQSSSYGTDGLSFVFIKATEGRSYVNSKLSAQTKHGRDAGLVVGFYHFLWPGDITAQAEYFVAHAPEKAGDILAVDWETTGEGTHASNSEKDRFIRTVKQLRPHNRVVLYTNRTFWLTVDTTSYAGDGLWIADYVTAGHPRIKAAWRFHQYTSDPHDKDVANFSSKAALQAWAKAT; this comes from the coding sequence ATGCTGCAGGGCATCGACGTGAGCGCCTACCAGTCGTCCTCGTACGGTACGGACGGCCTCTCCTTCGTCTTCATCAAGGCGACGGAGGGCCGTTCGTACGTCAACTCCAAGCTCAGCGCCCAGACGAAGCACGGCCGTGACGCCGGTCTGGTCGTCGGCTTCTACCACTTCCTGTGGCCGGGCGACATCACGGCCCAGGCCGAGTACTTCGTCGCGCACGCACCCGAGAAGGCGGGCGACATCCTCGCCGTCGACTGGGAGACCACCGGCGAGGGCACGCACGCCTCCAACTCCGAGAAGGACCGGTTCATCCGCACGGTCAAGCAACTGCGGCCGCACAACCGCGTCGTGCTCTACACCAACCGGACCTTCTGGCTCACCGTCGACACCACCTCCTACGCGGGCGACGGCCTGTGGATCGCGGACTACGTCACGGCAGGCCACCCCCGCATCAAGGCGGCCTGGCGCTTCCACCAGTACACCTCCGACCCCCACGACAAGGACGTCGCCAACTTCAGCAGCAAGGCGGCGCTTCAGGCGTGGGCCAAGGCCACCTGA
- a CDS encoding SHOCT domain-containing protein produces MSTQIHLAYDYPLLSAFWTMLWFFLWIMWFVLLFRVVVDIFRDDSLGGWGKTGWLAFVILLPFLGVFVYVIARGKDMGKRDLAHAQAQQEAFNAYVREAAGGGQRSSADELAKLSELRAHGEITDEEFGRAKEMILTGASAGGTASTGTTRGTGSAPGTGSTPGAGVPRR; encoded by the coding sequence ATGAGCACGCAGATCCACCTCGCGTACGACTATCCGCTGCTGAGCGCCTTCTGGACGATGCTCTGGTTCTTCCTGTGGATCATGTGGTTCGTCCTGCTCTTCCGGGTCGTCGTCGACATCTTCCGCGACGACTCCCTCGGCGGCTGGGGGAAGACCGGCTGGCTGGCGTTCGTCATCCTGCTGCCCTTCCTCGGGGTCTTCGTCTACGTCATCGCCCGCGGCAAGGACATGGGCAAGCGCGACCTCGCCCATGCGCAGGCGCAGCAGGAGGCCTTCAACGCGTACGTCCGTGAGGCGGCGGGCGGCGGGCAGCGCAGCAGCGCCGACGAACTGGCCAAGCTGTCCGAGCTGCGCGCCCACGGCGAGATCACGGACGAGGAGTTCGGCCGGGCGAAGGAAATGATCCTCACCGGCGCGTCCGCGGGCGGCACCGCGTCCACCGGCACCACGCGGGGCACCGGTTCCGCCCCCGGCACCGGCTCCACCCCTGGCGCGGGTGTCCCCCGCCGCTGA
- a CDS encoding DUF308 domain-containing protein: MTVPRGSAGGTGPERTPDGAVYGRAGDPEDMLSGLGSSWTWIMGSALTTLVPGIIVLVWPDESLHVLAVIIGLYLLVTAAFRFVGAFAPEAQGERVARLLVAVLFALAGVLCLRHPLQTIAALSLIVGIVWLGSGMLAAYVAIAGKGLPHRGAAFGAAALGIVAGIVVLALPAQSAVALTRLLGLWLVLLGVVELAVAFAWRAALRRSREETLSGPTATV, translated from the coding sequence ATGACCGTACCGCGTGGTTCGGCAGGCGGAACCGGACCCGAGCGCACACCCGACGGGGCGGTGTACGGCCGGGCGGGCGACCCGGAGGACATGCTGTCCGGGCTCGGCAGCTCATGGACGTGGATCATGGGTTCGGCGCTGACGACACTGGTGCCCGGAATCATCGTGCTGGTCTGGCCGGACGAGTCCCTGCACGTACTGGCGGTCATCATCGGGCTGTACCTGCTCGTGACGGCGGCGTTCCGGTTCGTCGGGGCCTTCGCACCTGAGGCACAGGGCGAGCGGGTGGCGCGGCTGCTCGTCGCGGTGCTGTTCGCCCTGGCCGGGGTGCTGTGTCTGCGGCACCCCCTGCAGACGATCGCCGCGCTCTCGCTGATCGTGGGGATCGTCTGGCTCGGGTCCGGCATGCTCGCGGCCTACGTCGCCATCGCGGGCAAGGGCCTGCCCCACCGGGGCGCCGCCTTCGGCGCGGCGGCCCTCGGGATCGTCGCGGGGATCGTCGTCCTCGCCCTGCCGGCGCAGTCGGCGGTCGCGCTGACCCGGCTGCTCGGCCTGTGGCTCGTGCTGCTCGGTGTGGTCGAGCTGGCGGTCGCCTTCGCCTGGCGCGCCGCGCTGCGCCGGTCACGCGAGGAGACCCTGTCCGGCCCCACAGCGACGGTCTGA
- a CDS encoding DUF6325 family protein yields MTEDLEEMGPVDYLIVEFPGSRMTGEGLPLLVDLVERGIIRVLDLVFVRKDTDGSVTAVELREIGDENSLTVFEGASSGLIDQSDLDDAGAALEPGNSAAVLVYENVWAAPFARALRRSGAQLVASGRIPVQALLASLDAMESTTPPSGPVAA; encoded by the coding sequence ATGACTGAGGACCTCGAGGAAATGGGGCCCGTCGACTATCTGATCGTCGAGTTTCCCGGCAGCCGTATGACGGGCGAGGGTCTGCCTCTGCTCGTCGACCTGGTCGAGCGGGGCATCATCCGTGTTCTCGATCTCGTCTTCGTCCGCAAGGACACCGACGGCTCGGTCACCGCGGTGGAGCTGCGGGAAATCGGGGACGAGAACTCCCTGACGGTGTTCGAGGGCGCGTCCTCCGGCCTGATCGACCAGAGCGACCTGGACGACGCCGGTGCCGCGCTCGAACCGGGCAACTCCGCCGCGGTTCTCGTGTACGAGAACGTGTGGGCCGCACCGTTCGCCCGTGCCCTGAGGCGCAGTGGCGCCCAACTCGTCGCGAGCGGACGCATTCCCGTGCAGGCCCTGCTGGCCTCGCTGGACGCGATGGAATCGACGACACCGCCGAGCGGACCCGTCGCCGCCTGA
- a CDS encoding SHOCT domain-containing protein, giving the protein MPGLLRGAARTAVVAGTATAVSNRVSRRQAGRWAEQDAQQQAAYQQAEAPPRPAAQPEGDDMNDKIGQLKQLADLKAQGVLSEEEFEAQKRRVLG; this is encoded by the coding sequence ATGCCGGGACTTCTTCGCGGCGCCGCCCGCACCGCCGTGGTCGCGGGCACGGCCACCGCGGTGTCCAACCGGGTTTCACGCCGGCAGGCCGGCCGATGGGCCGAGCAGGACGCCCAACAGCAAGCCGCGTACCAGCAGGCCGAAGCGCCTCCGCGGCCGGCCGCGCAGCCGGAGGGCGACGACATGAACGACAAGATCGGGCAGCTGAAGCAGCTCGCCGACCTGAAGGCCCAAGGAGTGCTCTCCGAGGAGGAGTTCGAGGCCCAGAAGCGCCGGGTCCTCGGCTGA
- a CDS encoding chloride channel protein: protein MTDPHPSAAPAVGTQPEEADRLRLLLRDPAYQKALVFSAVIGVPVSLVAFWFLAGLHQLEHLLWAALPHTLGWDTPPWWWPLPLLTVSGLAVGLIVTHLPGAGGHIPAAGLHSAGMAPAALPGVVLAAAASLPLGATLGPEAPLLALGGGLALLFRDLARAPASERSTALLGAAGAAAALSTIFGNPLVGAVILIEVAGVGGPQLFAVMLPALLSSGVGSLIFTGFRRWTGLPTGSLSLKPGVPFPRLDLGDVLWSLPMAVVIAAGVHLALATGRLAALFVSRRTVVHTAVCALAAGACAAVYALAVGRSPADVASSGQAVLAQLAKDPHAWSVGALVAVLLCKGTAYALCLGSLRGGPTFPALFLGAAVGVLLAPLPGLGVIPGMAGGMAAASVAALRLPVSSVVLVALLLGSVAMTPVVILAAVVGFVTVELLPPGRSVPPVGKPAVQPAGRTATTP, encoded by the coding sequence GTGACGGACCCGCATCCGTCAGCCGCACCCGCCGTCGGGACGCAGCCGGAGGAGGCCGACCGGCTGCGTCTGCTGTTGCGCGATCCCGCCTACCAGAAGGCACTGGTCTTCTCGGCGGTCATCGGCGTCCCCGTCTCGCTGGTCGCCTTCTGGTTCCTCGCCGGGCTCCACCAGCTGGAGCATCTGCTGTGGGCCGCGCTGCCGCACACCCTTGGCTGGGACACCCCTCCCTGGTGGTGGCCGCTGCCGCTGCTGACGGTCTCCGGCCTCGCCGTCGGCCTGATCGTCACGCACCTCCCGGGCGCCGGCGGTCACATCCCCGCCGCGGGACTGCACTCCGCCGGCATGGCCCCGGCGGCCCTTCCCGGGGTGGTTCTCGCGGCCGCCGCCAGTCTCCCGCTCGGTGCCACCCTGGGCCCCGAGGCGCCGTTGCTCGCACTCGGCGGCGGTCTGGCGCTCCTGTTCAGAGACCTCGCCCGGGCCCCGGCGTCAGAGCGGAGCACGGCGCTGCTGGGCGCGGCGGGCGCCGCCGCGGCGCTGTCGACGATCTTCGGCAATCCGCTCGTCGGCGCCGTGATCCTCATCGAGGTGGCGGGAGTGGGCGGTCCGCAGCTCTTCGCGGTCATGCTCCCGGCCCTGCTGTCCAGCGGTGTCGGCTCGCTGATCTTCACCGGATTCCGCCGCTGGACCGGTCTGCCCACCGGAAGCCTGTCGCTGAAGCCGGGCGTGCCCTTCCCCCGCCTCGACCTCGGGGACGTGCTCTGGTCGCTGCCGATGGCCGTCGTCATCGCTGCCGGCGTTCATCTCGCGCTGGCCACCGGCCGTCTGGCCGCGCTGTTCGTCTCCCGGCGGACCGTCGTCCACACGGCCGTCTGCGCGCTCGCCGCCGGAGCGTGCGCCGCGGTGTACGCCCTCGCGGTCGGCCGGTCACCGGCGGACGTGGCGTCGTCCGGGCAGGCCGTGCTGGCCCAACTGGCCAAGGACCCCCACGCCTGGAGCGTCGGCGCCCTCGTGGCGGTGCTGCTGTGCAAGGGAACGGCGTACGCGCTGTGCCTCGGCAGCCTGCGGGGCGGCCCGACCTTTCCCGCACTGTTCCTGGGCGCCGCGGTGGGCGTGCTGCTCGCTCCGCTGCCCGGCCTCGGGGTCATACCCGGTATGGCGGGGGGCATGGCGGCCGCGTCGGTGGCCGCCCTGCGGCTGCCGGTCAGCAGCGTGGTGCTGGTCGCCCTGCTGCTGGGCAGTGTGGCGATGACTCCCGTGGTGATCCTCGCGGCCGTGGTGGGTTTCGTGACGGTCGAGCTGCTGCCGCCCGGCCGCTCCGTGCCGCCGGTGGGCAAGCCGGCCGTACAGCCCGCCGGCCGCACCGCCACGACGCCGTAG
- a CDS encoding MFS transporter has protein sequence MTETAVRSGRWQFRPERSAFRRLWTAQTVSLLGSQVSLIAFPLTAVVLLHAGSGGVGLLGAAERLPFLLFGLVAGVLVDRWRPRRVMLAGDWIRAAALALIPVAAWMHAVTLWWMCAIAFVVGVATVFFDIAYQSALTDVVETEELVDANRLLESSRTIAEVSGPGLAAVLLKVASAPVSILVDAFSFAVSALCLQSTPAGRSAEEGPRNEEAGAARGSIRSELMTGLRFIRDTEFLRWNAVIGATWNLLLQALLAVFFVFLARDLKLGSSTVALVVLAGSVGGLAGVAVMGRINKWFGLGPGIAIATCTSAVGGLVLATAGGSVRAALIVGAAYLIINASFPLFDVNVISIRQAITPAHLMSRTTAAMRFLVWGTLPLGALLGGFLGEAIGNRPTIVVLGLAQLLPALLTLVSPIRRIRTMSDVAVGETQSRTA, from the coding sequence ATGACGGAGACAGCTGTGCGTTCGGGCAGGTGGCAGTTCCGCCCGGAACGGTCGGCTTTTCGCAGGCTGTGGACGGCGCAGACGGTATCGCTGCTCGGGTCGCAGGTCAGCCTGATCGCCTTTCCGCTCACGGCGGTGGTTCTCCTGCACGCCGGTTCCGGCGGAGTTGGCCTGCTCGGGGCAGCGGAGCGGTTGCCCTTCCTGCTGTTCGGGCTGGTGGCCGGGGTCCTGGTCGACCGCTGGCGGCCACGGCGGGTGATGCTCGCCGGAGACTGGATCCGGGCGGCGGCTCTCGCGTTGATCCCGGTGGCGGCGTGGATGCACGCCGTGACCCTGTGGTGGATGTGCGCGATCGCGTTCGTGGTGGGGGTCGCCACGGTCTTCTTCGACATCGCCTACCAGAGCGCCCTCACCGACGTGGTGGAGACCGAGGAACTGGTGGACGCCAACCGGCTGCTGGAGAGCAGCCGGACGATCGCGGAGGTGTCCGGGCCGGGGCTGGCCGCCGTGTTGCTGAAGGTGGCGTCTGCGCCGGTCTCGATCCTCGTCGACGCGTTCTCCTTCGCCGTCTCCGCGCTCTGCCTGCAGTCCACCCCTGCGGGCCGCTCGGCCGAGGAGGGCCCGCGGAACGAGGAGGCCGGCGCGGCGCGCGGCTCGATCCGGTCAGAACTCATGACGGGCCTCCGGTTCATCCGTGACACGGAGTTCCTGCGCTGGAACGCCGTCATCGGCGCCACCTGGAACCTCCTTCTGCAGGCGCTGCTCGCCGTGTTCTTCGTCTTCCTCGCCCGCGACCTGAAGCTGGGCTCGTCCACGGTCGCACTGGTCGTCCTGGCCGGCAGCGTGGGCGGCCTGGCGGGCGTGGCGGTCATGGGCCGGATCAACAAGTGGTTCGGACTCGGCCCCGGCATCGCGATCGCGACCTGTACGAGCGCGGTCGGCGGTCTGGTCCTCGCAACCGCCGGCGGATCGGTGCGCGCGGCCCTGATCGTCGGAGCCGCCTACCTGATCATCAACGCCAGCTTCCCCCTGTTCGACGTCAACGTCATCAGCATCCGGCAGGCCATCACGCCTGCCCATCTCATGAGCCGGACGACGGCCGCCATGCGCTTCCTGGTCTGGGGGACGCTGCCGCTCGGCGCTTTGTTGGGCGGTTTCCTCGGTGAGGCCATCGGCAACCGGCCCACGATCGTCGTCCTGGGACTCGCGCAGCTCCTTCCCGCTCTTCTGACTCTCGTCTCACCGATCCGGCGCATCAGGACGATGTCCGACGTCGCCGTCGGCGAGACGCAATCCCGCACCGCGTAG
- a CDS encoding TauD/TfdA family dioxygenase, with amino-acid sequence MSINSPSRPVLGKVRRRQAVGAGSTAVTVESAEGRLPAVVRAGGAGADLADWLANNRETLDGLLHRNGGVVFRDFGIQGPEGLERLVLTVSPEAMNYVYGSTPRTREKRQVYTSTEYPANQSIPLHNEMAYATTWPMRLWFLCHKAALTGGATPIADSRRIYARIPEDIRSRFAEQGVMYVRNYGHGLDLTWQDAFETEDPNEVEAYCREAGIEFSWLGEQRLRTKQVAQAVVRHPVTGEWSWFNQAHLFHTASLPAEVRSALLSALDPFELPRNALYGDGTPIEDEVVAAIHQAFEAELVAEPWGDGDVMLIDNVLTAHGREPFTGPRKVLVSMAEPASSGFETREEQR; translated from the coding sequence GTGAGCATCAACTCTCCCAGCCGTCCTGTGCTGGGCAAGGTCCGCCGCAGGCAGGCGGTGGGGGCCGGATCCACGGCCGTGACCGTCGAGTCCGCCGAGGGCCGGCTGCCGGCCGTCGTCCGCGCTGGCGGCGCGGGCGCCGACCTGGCCGACTGGCTGGCGAACAACCGCGAAACCCTGGACGGACTCCTCCACCGCAACGGTGGTGTCGTCTTCCGCGATTTCGGTATCCAGGGCCCGGAAGGGCTGGAGCGCCTCGTGCTCACCGTCTCGCCCGAGGCGATGAACTACGTGTACGGCTCCACACCCCGCACCCGTGAGAAGCGCCAGGTCTACACCTCGACCGAGTACCCGGCGAACCAGTCGATCCCCCTGCACAACGAGATGGCCTACGCCACCACGTGGCCCATGCGGCTGTGGTTCCTGTGCCACAAGGCCGCGCTCACCGGGGGCGCCACGCCCATCGCCGACAGCCGGCGCATCTACGCGCGGATTCCCGAGGACATCCGCTCGCGGTTCGCCGAGCAGGGCGTGATGTACGTCCGCAACTACGGTCATGGACTGGACCTGACCTGGCAGGACGCCTTCGAGACCGAGGACCCGAACGAGGTCGAGGCCTACTGCCGGGAGGCCGGGATCGAGTTCAGCTGGCTCGGCGAGCAGCGACTGCGAACCAAGCAGGTCGCGCAGGCCGTGGTCCGGCACCCGGTCACGGGCGAGTGGAGCTGGTTCAACCAGGCGCATCTCTTCCACACCGCCAGCCTTCCGGCGGAGGTGCGCTCGGCCCTGCTGTCGGCCCTGGACCCCTTCGAGCTTCCGCGCAACGCGCTCTACGGGGACGGCACTCCGATCGAGGACGAGGTCGTGGCCGCGATACACCAGGCCTTCGAGGCGGAACTGGTGGCGGAGCCGTGGGGCGACGGCGACGTCATGCTGATCGACAACGTGCTGACCGCGCACGGGCGTGAACCCTTCACCGGCCCCCGCAAGGTGCTCGTCTCCATGGCCGAGCCCGCATCGTCCGGCTTCGAGACCCGCGAGGAGCAGCGATGA